CGAAACCGCCATTCGGGGTGTTTACAGCGCTTTGGCAAGCGGTGACTATTACGGCACAAGCTTTCAGTCCATCGGCTACCTGTCGGGCGATAATATTCAATGGACCGGCTCACAATCGCAGGTACAGGAGTTTATCAACAAAAAAGTAAACGCCGACAACTCCACCATCAGCGGCGCGTGGATCGCGATTTACCGCACCATCAACCGCGCCAACAATGTCATCGAAAAAGTATCGACTGTTACGGACCCGCAACTCACGCAGGCGCTGAAAAACCAGTACATCGGCGAGGCGTATTTTATTCGCGCGTTGGCCTATTTTGATTTGGCCCGCACGTGGGGTGGCGTACCGCTGATCACCAAGCCGACCGTTAATCCCACCGACAACGTGGGCATCGCCCGCAGCAGTCAGGCCGAAACCTACGCGCAGGTGTTGAAAGATTTGGAGGCCGCCGAGCCGCTGCTTCCCGCCACGACCGACCGCTACCGCGCCACCCGCAAAACCGTGTGGGCCCTGCGCGCACGTTACCATTTGTACCAAAAAGAATGGGCAAAAGCGGAAGAATACGCCGAAAAGGTCATCACCGACGCCGCCAATTATAAATTAACCAAGCCGTTCAGTGCGTTTTTTGCCAATGATGCCCGGGGCACGACCGAATCTATCTTTGAGCTCTTTTACAACGGAACCACCGAAGTCAACAGCCACCGAGGACAATGGCAGCCCCAAACCAACGGCGGCACGCGTCAGTGGGCCCCCAACGACGCGCTGGTCGCGCTGCTCAATAATCCCGCCGTGGGCGGAACGCGCAGCTCGTTGGTGGCCAAAGACAACCAAAACCGCTGGTACGGCAACCTGTATTACCGCAACCCCGCATCAGACCCTTCTTACATCCTTCGGACGGCAGAACTGTACCTGATCCGGGCGGAAGCACGGGCGCAGCAGGACAAACTCGCCACCGGGCTGGCCGATCTGAATGCCGTACGTGACCGCGCCGGTATAGCGGCGGCAACCGCTGCCACCAAAGAAGAGCTGCTGTTGGCCGTGGAGAACGAGCGACGTCTGGAATTTGCGCTGGAGCCGCACCGCTGGTTTGACATTGTACGCACCGGCCGTGCGGCGGCCGTCTTTGGCGTTACGGACCCCAATCGACTGCTGTTGCCCATTCCGGTACAGCAACTGTTGTCGGACAAATCTTTAACACAGAACCCGGGTTACTAAAGACTCTCCAAGTTTACCCTTTCATACATTCCATTTTTTACGACGATGGCCAACAGGAAAAAAATCATTTTGGATTCAACGTGGTCGAACACGGAAAAGGCACTCTTCCGGTTCTTTGCGCTGTACTTTTTCATTCAGGTGTTGCCGCTGGATGCCCGATTTTTTAAAAATTTGGGAACAATAGATTGGTTGAATATCAGTTACCGTGACCTATTTTATCTGTCACGGTACTCCCCCTCTTTTGTTGGGCCGGATACGTTCCTTAATTGGTTTATTGTAGCGGCGTTGGCAGGCGTCGGCGCGGCGATCCGGTCGCTCCGCGATACCCCGAAAACCGATTACGACCGACTGTACTATTGGGTTCGGGTACTCGTTCGGTATCGATTGGCCATCGGCGTCATTGCCTACGGCTTCATCAAGTTGTTTCCGTTGCAGGCACCACTGCCCTCCCTGAGCAACCTCAATACCCATTACGGCGATTTTACGGCGTGGAAACTGTTTTCGCTGGGCTTGGGGGTGGTT
Above is a window of Runella slithyformis DSM 19594 DNA encoding:
- a CDS encoding RagB/SusD family nutrient uptake outer membrane protein, encoding MQTVLTNGIKYIHKKTLPVWGLAFLLSSCDSFLDVKPKESISDAVTIVDRTSAETAIRGVYSALASGDYYGTSFQSIGYLSGDNIQWTGSQSQVQEFINKKVNADNSTISGAWIAIYRTINRANNVIEKVSTVTDPQLTQALKNQYIGEAYFIRALAYFDLARTWGGVPLITKPTVNPTDNVGIARSSQAETYAQVLKDLEAAEPLLPATTDRYRATRKTVWALRARYHLYQKEWAKAEEYAEKVITDAANYKLTKPFSAFFANDARGTTESIFELFYNGTTEVNSHRGQWQPQTNGGTRQWAPNDALVALLNNPAVGGTRSSLVAKDNQNRWYGNLYYRNPASDPSYILRTAELYLIRAEARAQQDKLATGLADLNAVRDRAGIAAATAATKEELLLAVENERRLEFALEPHRWFDIVRTGRAAAVFGVTDPNRLLLPIPVQQLLSDKSLTQNPGY